The following are from one region of the Advenella mimigardefordensis DPN7 genome:
- the rodA gene encoding rod shape-determining protein RodA has protein sequence MNKLMDWILRAFRAFDWPLLLILVIFCMLGMTVMHSAVGGTDWRFASQARNFLLAFFVMWFVAIIPPSRIMKFAIPLYVVGVLMLVAVLLVGITNKGATRWLNIGVTVIQPSEMMKIIVPLMLAWYFDKHRSELRVLDFLIAGVLLLAPFMLIIRQPDLGTGLLVLSTGFFIIYFAGLSFKLIAPVFVLGVAAIVMILHYEPVLCGPDFDWVILHEYQKHRVCTLLDPGSDPLGKGFHTIQGMIAIGSGGLYGKGYMLGTQTHLDFIPERTTDFIFAVFAEEFGLYGGVMLLLLYTLLLLRGFLITIRARTQFGRLLAGAMTMMLFMYVFVNMGMVMGILPVVGVPLPFMSYGGTALVTLGFACGLLMSISNYVPSRKSARSEE, from the coding sequence ATGAATAAATTGATGGACTGGATCCTGCGGGCGTTCCGCGCGTTTGACTGGCCGCTGCTGCTGATTCTGGTCATTTTCTGCATGCTGGGCATGACGGTCATGCATTCTGCAGTGGGTGGAACCGACTGGCGTTTTGCCAGTCAGGCGCGCAATTTTCTGCTGGCCTTTTTTGTCATGTGGTTCGTTGCGATCATCCCGCCCTCACGCATCATGAAATTTGCCATTCCGCTCTATGTCGTTGGCGTGCTGATGCTGGTTGCCGTACTGCTGGTGGGTATTACCAACAAGGGGGCTACGCGCTGGCTGAATATTGGTGTCACAGTCATCCAGCCATCTGAAATGATGAAAATCATTGTGCCGTTGATGCTTGCCTGGTATTTCGATAAACACCGCTCCGAGTTGCGGGTACTGGATTTTCTGATTGCCGGGGTGTTGCTGCTGGCGCCATTCATGCTGATCATTCGGCAGCCCGATCTGGGTACCGGGCTGCTGGTGCTGAGCACGGGTTTTTTCATTATCTATTTTGCCGGTCTGTCATTCAAGCTGATTGCGCCTGTATTTGTACTGGGCGTGGCGGCCATCGTGATGATCCTGCATTATGAACCGGTGCTTTGCGGCCCGGATTTTGACTGGGTTATTTTGCATGAATATCAGAAGCATCGGGTGTGCACATTGCTTGATCCTGGCAGCGATCCGCTGGGCAAGGGGTTTCATACTATCCAGGGCATGATTGCCATCGGTTCTGGCGGGTTATACGGCAAGGGATATATGCTGGGTACCCAGACGCATCTGGATTTTATCCCCGAGCGGACCACCGACTTTATCTTTGCCGTCTTTGCCGAAGAGTTCGGGCTGTACGGCGGCGTCATGCTGTTGCTGTTGTACACGCTGTTGCTGTTGCGCGGCTTTCTGATCACGATCAGAGCGCGCACTCAGTTCGGACGGCTGCTGGCGGGCGCCATGACCATGATGCTGTTTATGTATGTGTTCGTGAACATGGGCATGGTCATGGGCATTCTGCCGGTAGTGGGTGTGCCGTTGCCTTTCATGAGCTACGGTGGCACCGCACTGGTCACGCTGGGTTTTGCCTGCGGCCTGTTGATGAGTATTTCCAATTACGTACCCAGCCGCAAGTCGGCGCGATCCGAGGAGTAA
- the mutY gene encoding A/G-specific adenine glycosylase: protein MSFAGTVIDWQRERGRHDLPWQGSRDPYRVWLSEIMLQQTQVATVIPYYDRFLSRFPTLHALARASQEEVMPYWAGLGYYARARNLHRCARVIVDDWHGAFPKNADDIAKLPGIGPSTANAIAAFCYNARQPILDGNVKRVFCRYYGIEGETQKKATEAVLWERAWQHLEAVPDDIDMAAYTQGLMDLGATLCTRSKPACHRCPLAGHCVAKREGRQAQLPTPRQRKVVPLRQVCVLILEQNEQILMYRRADKGIWGGLLTLPEFRDRQACTAYLQQALGEHTAPVALAAFEHVFTHFRLHIEPLLLHAPALPAMLPPVGDEADQSSRWQWVALDTLADTALPAPLRKLLTGYFDETPNGASGTPRLF from the coding sequence ACGACCTGCCATGGCAGGGCAGCCGTGACCCCTATCGCGTCTGGCTCTCCGAGATCATGCTGCAACAAACGCAGGTGGCGACGGTCATTCCCTACTATGACCGTTTCCTGTCCCGTTTCCCCACCCTGCACGCGCTGGCCCGGGCCAGCCAGGAAGAGGTCATGCCCTACTGGGCAGGGCTGGGCTACTACGCAAGGGCACGCAATCTGCATCGCTGCGCCAGGGTCATTGTGGATGACTGGCACGGTGCGTTCCCGAAAAACGCCGACGATATTGCCAAACTGCCGGGTATCGGACCATCCACGGCCAATGCCATCGCCGCCTTCTGCTACAACGCGCGCCAGCCTATCCTGGACGGAAATGTCAAGCGGGTCTTTTGCCGCTATTACGGCATTGAAGGCGAAACCCAGAAAAAAGCGACTGAGGCCGTCCTGTGGGAACGGGCCTGGCAGCACCTTGAAGCCGTGCCGGACGATATCGATATGGCGGCATACACGCAAGGCCTGATGGATCTGGGTGCAACCTTGTGTACGCGCAGCAAGCCGGCCTGTCATCGCTGTCCTCTGGCCGGTCATTGCGTCGCAAAGCGCGAAGGCCGCCAGGCACAGCTACCCACGCCGCGCCAGCGCAAGGTGGTGCCGCTACGCCAGGTCTGTGTATTGATTCTGGAGCAAAACGAGCAGATTCTGATGTATCGCCGGGCCGATAAAGGCATCTGGGGTGGCTTGCTGACGCTGCCCGAGTTCAGGGACCGCCAGGCCTGTACCGCCTATCTGCAGCAGGCGCTCGGCGAGCACACGGCGCCGGTCGCACTGGCCGCATTCGAGCATGTATTCACCCATTTTCGCCTGCATATCGAGCCGCTGCTGCTGCACGCCCCGGCCCTGCCGGCCATGCTGCCGCCCGTTGGCGACGAAGCCGACCAATCCAGTCGCTGGCAGTGGGTGGCGCTGGACACGCTGGCCGATACAGCGCTGCCGGCGCCCCTGCGCAAGCTGCTGACCGGCTATTTTGATGAAACGCCAAACGGTGCAAGCGGCACACCGCGCCTGTTCTGA